In Chryseobacterium camelliae, one DNA window encodes the following:
- the asnB gene encoding asparagine synthase B has protein sequence MCGIVCLFDAKQKTEILRPQVLEMSKKIRHRGPDWSGVFQDDKVVFSHERLAIVDPTSGKQPLFSKDGRIVLAVNGEIYNHRELKEEFPEYEFQTQSDCEVILALYEKYGKNFLEKLNGIFAFSLYDMDKGAYLIARDHMGICPLYHGWDRSGNYYVASELKALEGICKTIETFLPGHLVYSADGSALQQWYKRDWESFDKVKDNETDIDLLRKGLEEAVHRQLMSDVPYGVLLSGGLDSSVISAVTAKFARQRIESGDTQEAWYPRLHSFAVGLVGSPDLEAARKAADHIGSVHHEVNFTVQEGLDAIRDVIYHLETYDVTTVRASTPMYLLARVIKSMGIKMVLSGEGSDELFGGYLYFHKAPNAKEFHDETVRKLGKLHLYDCLRANKALMSWGIEGRVPFLDKEFMDIAMNINPKDKMISTAEGKIEKWVLRNAFEDILPESIVWRQKEQFSDGVGYSWIDSLKEVAEKEVTDEMMANARFRFPLNTPQNKEEYRYRTIFEEHFPSETAAATVPSVPSVACSTPIALEWDEAFKKMNDPSGRAVNIHQTSY, from the coding sequence ATGTGTGGAATTGTATGCCTGTTTGATGCCAAACAGAAAACTGAAATATTGAGACCTCAGGTACTGGAAATGTCTAAAAAGATCCGGCACAGAGGTCCGGACTGGAGCGGAGTCTTCCAGGATGATAAAGTAGTTTTTTCCCATGAACGCCTGGCTATTGTGGATCCTACATCAGGAAAACAGCCGCTGTTCAGCAAAGATGGCCGTATTGTTTTGGCCGTTAATGGTGAAATCTACAATCACCGGGAACTGAAAGAAGAATTTCCCGAATATGAATTCCAAACCCAGTCGGATTGCGAGGTCATTCTGGCCTTATATGAAAAATACGGAAAAAACTTCCTTGAAAAACTGAACGGGATCTTTGCTTTTTCCCTGTATGATATGGATAAAGGCGCGTATTTGATCGCACGCGACCATATGGGCATCTGCCCCCTCTATCACGGATGGGACAGAAGCGGAAATTATTATGTAGCCTCTGAACTGAAAGCCCTGGAAGGCATCTGCAAAACCATTGAAACCTTTTTACCGGGACATTTAGTATACAGTGCAGACGGGAGTGCCCTTCAACAATGGTACAAAAGGGACTGGGAATCCTTCGACAAGGTTAAAGACAACGAGACAGATATAGATTTGCTGAGAAAAGGCTTGGAAGAAGCTGTTCACCGCCAGCTGATGAGCGATGTACCATACGGAGTCCTTCTTTCAGGCGGCCTTGATTCTTCCGTGATCTCTGCAGTTACGGCAAAATTTGCCCGCCAGAGAATAGAAAGCGGCGATACCCAGGAAGCCTGGTACCCGAGACTGCATAGTTTTGCCGTAGGCCTCGTGGGTTCTCCTGATCTTGAGGCCGCCAGGAAAGCGGCAGACCATATCGGATCAGTACATCATGAAGTGAATTTCACCGTTCAGGAAGGACTGGATGCTATACGGGATGTCATTTACCACCTGGAAACGTATGATGTAACCACGGTAAGGGCTTCTACACCGATGTACCTTCTGGCCCGCGTCATTAAATCCATGGGAATCAAAATGGTTCTTTCCGGTGAGGGTTCAGACGAACTCTTCGGAGGTTACCTGTATTTCCACAAAGCACCCAATGCCAAGGAATTCCATGATGAAACGGTAAGAAAACTTGGAAAACTGCATTTGTATGACTGCCTCAGAGCCAATAAAGCGCTCATGAGCTGGGGAATTGAAGGCAGGGTGCCGTTTTTGGATAAAGAATTTATGGATATTGCCATGAACATTAATCCTAAAGACAAGATGATCAGCACTGCTGAGGGTAAAATTGAAAAATGGGTTTTAAGGAACGCCTTTGAAGACATCCTTCCGGAATCCATCGTATGGAGACAGAAAGAACAGTTTTCGGACGGTGTAGGTTATTCCTGGATCGACAGCCTAAAGGAAGTCGCAGAAAAGGAAGTCACCGATGAAATGATGGCCAATGCACGCTTCAGGTTCCCGCTGAATACGCCTCAAAACAAGGAAGAGTACAGATACAGAACAATCTTCGAAGAGCATTTCCCAAGTGAAACCGCTGCAGCCACCGTACCTTCCGTACCTTCGGTTGCCTGCTCCACTCCTATCGCCCTGGAATGGGATGAGGCTTTCAAAAAAATGAATGACCCAAGCGGAAGAGCCGTGAATATCCATCAGACTTCTTATTAA
- a CDS encoding YceI family protein: MRKKLLTWVIPVFFAATAVVSCKKEKPVTSESSEVTTTKNGSQYTLDTLNSRVEWKGYKIFKSESTSHFGTIRFESGDVTVKDGKLESGKFVADMNSLTSVDLKDDQEQMGKLNSHLKSGDFFEVDKFPTASYEITKVTSVSEGDYNTLLDGNLTIKGITRPVQFKANVSVKQGGEVSIATEPKDISREEFGVKFQAPVQNGVIKNEVTLQINVKALEKK; the protein is encoded by the coding sequence ATGAGAAAAAAACTGCTTACATGGGTTATTCCTGTTTTTTTTGCGGCTACAGCAGTAGTTTCGTGTAAAAAAGAAAAACCCGTTACCAGCGAAAGCAGTGAAGTAACCACCACTAAAAATGGCAGCCAGTATACCCTGGATACCCTGAACAGCAGGGTAGAATGGAAAGGATATAAGATTTTTAAGTCTGAAAGTACCAGCCATTTCGGGACGATCAGGTTTGAAAGCGGTGACGTTACGGTAAAGGATGGCAAGCTGGAAAGCGGAAAGTTCGTGGCCGATATGAATTCGCTTACCTCCGTAGACCTCAAGGATGACCAGGAGCAGATGGGGAAACTTAATTCACATCTGAAAAGCGGAGACTTTTTTGAAGTTGATAAATTCCCTACCGCTTCTTACGAAATTACCAAAGTAACCTCTGTTTCAGAAGGGGATTATAATACGCTTTTAGACGGTAACCTTACGATTAAAGGCATTACCAGGCCGGTTCAGTTCAAAGCCAATGTATCCGTAAAGCAGGGAGGGGAAGTAAGCATTGCCACGGAGCCTAAGGATATCAGCAGGGAAGAGTTCGGGGTAAAATTCCAGGCACCTGTACAGAATGGAGTGATTAAAAATGAGGTGACGTTACAGATCAATGTTAAGGCTTTAGAAAAAAAATAA
- a CDS encoding MFS transporter, translated as MMSIQNSPQITTGERIKAIIGGSIGNLVEWYDWYAYAAFAIYFSKSFFPDSDMTAQLLNTAGIFAVGFLMRPVGGWMFGSIADKVGRKRAMTLSVLLMSFGSLLIALTPAYKTIGILAPALLLLARLLQGLSVGGEYGVSATYLSEMATEDRRGFYSSFQYVTLIGGQLIALGIQLILQKLLLSEAQLETWGWRIPFVIGAVLSVVALYLRSNLHETEAFEKKKDQIQDKKGTVKELLKHPQELLTVVGLTLGGTLAFYTYTTYMQKFLVNTVHLSKEESTLVSFVSLFLFACLQPVFGALSDKIGRRPLLLAFGILGTVCTVPLLTALSHTTSMGMSFLWIMISLVIVSGYTSINAVVKAELFPSEVRALGVGLPYALTVAVFGGTAEYIALWFKKAGVEHYFYWYITLCIFFSLIVYFRMKDTVKMSQLNKDIQ; from the coding sequence ATGATGAGTATTCAAAACAGCCCACAGATTACAACCGGCGAGAGGATAAAAGCTATTATAGGCGGCTCAATAGGGAATCTGGTGGAATGGTATGACTGGTATGCCTATGCGGCATTTGCCATCTATTTTTCAAAATCGTTTTTTCCGGATTCCGATATGACAGCCCAGCTCCTGAACACCGCAGGAATATTTGCTGTCGGTTTTCTGATGCGACCTGTGGGAGGATGGATGTTCGGAAGCATTGCCGATAAAGTAGGCCGGAAAAGGGCAATGACGCTTTCCGTATTGCTTATGTCTTTCGGGTCCCTGCTGATTGCCCTGACACCTGCTTATAAGACGATAGGTATTCTGGCGCCGGCGCTGCTGCTGCTTGCACGGTTGTTGCAGGGATTGAGCGTGGGTGGAGAATATGGTGTCTCAGCGACTTATCTCAGTGAAATGGCTACGGAAGACCGGAGAGGATTCTATTCCAGTTTCCAGTATGTGACCCTCATCGGAGGTCAGCTGATTGCCTTGGGAATCCAGCTGATCCTGCAGAAACTTCTGCTCAGCGAGGCACAGCTTGAAACCTGGGGCTGGAGGATTCCTTTTGTCATTGGTGCTGTTTTGTCTGTGGTAGCCTTATACTTAAGATCAAATCTTCATGAAACGGAAGCTTTTGAAAAGAAAAAAGATCAGATCCAGGATAAAAAGGGCACTGTAAAGGAACTTCTTAAGCACCCTCAGGAACTTCTGACTGTTGTTGGATTAACTCTGGGCGGTACACTTGCGTTCTATACCTATACGACCTACATGCAGAAATTCCTGGTGAATACGGTCCACTTAAGCAAGGAGGAATCCACACTTGTTTCTTTTGTATCCCTGTTTCTGTTTGCATGCTTACAGCCGGTTTTCGGTGCACTTTCTGATAAGATCGGAAGACGTCCTCTGTTGCTGGCATTCGGTATATTGGGCACCGTTTGTACGGTTCCGCTGCTTACAGCCCTCAGTCATACCACTTCTATGGGAATGTCTTTCCTCTGGATCATGATTTCATTGGTTATCGTCAGTGGATATACTTCTATCAATGCTGTCGTGAAAGCAGAACTGTTTCCTTCTGAGGTTAGGGCATTGGGAGTTGGTTTGCCTTATGCACTTACCGTTGCTGTTTTTGGAGGCACAGCGGAATATATTGCCTTATGGTTCAAAAAGGCAGGAGTAGAGCACTACTTTTACTGGTATATCACTCTGTGTATTTTCTTTTCACTCATCGTATATTTCAGAATGAAAGATACCGTTAAAATGTCTCAACTGAATAAAGATATCCAATAA
- a CDS encoding MFS transporter produces the protein MSEVIQQPNSVKKILPLILATAIFMQMLDSTILNTSLPSIAKDLHESPLNMQNAIISYVLTLAVFMPASGFLADRFGTRKVFIVSLVLFSLGSLFCALSQNLTHLVISRVLQGVGGSLMTPVGKLALIKTFDKNELLKAMNFAIIPALIGPVLGPLVGGYMVDYLSWHWIFLINIPIGAIGMILGAKYMPDYRSKDVDFDLKGFLIFAAASLLLSVSLELFGDIQNITPVLLIFILGFLFLYYYYKHAKKDESPIFPLNLFQVRTFRVGVVGNLATRLGISSVPLLLPLMIQIAYGQSAVTSGWIVAPMALTAIFGKSSVIKILQKYGYRQTLMVNTFIIGTLICLLAIPNIHSSLYWFIPIIAVLGFFNSIQFTSMNTISIADLRNFQTSSGNSLLSVNQQLAIGFGIAFGLIVLKIFQSSDLIGGEIHNAFRYTFLTIGILTILSGLVFRRLHISDGKNMQSK, from the coding sequence ATGTCAGAGGTAATACAACAACCCAATTCCGTAAAAAAAATTCTTCCCCTTATTCTGGCCACTGCCATATTCATGCAGATGCTGGATTCTACTATCCTCAATACATCCCTGCCTTCTATTGCCAAGGATTTACATGAGTCACCGCTCAATATGCAGAATGCCATCATCAGTTATGTACTGACGCTGGCTGTATTCATGCCTGCCAGCGGATTCCTAGCAGACCGCTTCGGAACGAGGAAAGTGTTTATCGTATCATTGGTACTGTTCAGTCTGGGCTCATTATTCTGTGCCCTTTCCCAGAATCTTACCCACCTGGTAATTTCCCGTGTCCTTCAGGGTGTGGGAGGCAGCCTTATGACACCTGTAGGTAAGCTGGCCCTTATTAAAACTTTTGATAAAAATGAATTGCTGAAAGCCATGAATTTTGCCATTATCCCTGCACTGATCGGTCCTGTTCTGGGTCCTTTGGTAGGCGGTTATATGGTAGATTACCTTTCATGGCACTGGATATTCCTGATCAACATTCCTATCGGTGCCATCGGAATGATCCTCGGGGCGAAATACATGCCGGATTACAGATCAAAAGATGTTGATTTTGACCTGAAAGGCTTCCTTATCTTTGCTGCGGCTTCCCTCCTGCTTTCGGTTTCACTGGAACTTTTCGGGGACATCCAGAATATTACTCCGGTCCTGTTGATCTTTATTCTTGGATTCCTGTTCCTTTACTACTATTATAAACATGCTAAAAAGGATGAAAGCCCTATTTTCCCACTGAACCTATTTCAGGTACGTACGTTTCGTGTAGGCGTAGTAGGAAATCTCGCCACAAGGTTGGGAATCAGTTCCGTGCCGTTACTCTTACCGCTGATGATACAGATTGCTTACGGGCAGTCTGCTGTAACTTCAGGGTGGATTGTTGCCCCGATGGCATTAACGGCTATTTTCGGAAAATCTTCTGTCATTAAAATCCTTCAAAAATATGGGTACCGGCAAACCTTGATGGTTAATACATTCATTATTGGGACTCTGATATGCCTGCTTGCCATTCCGAACATCCACAGTTCACTGTACTGGTTTATACCGATTATTGCTGTTTTAGGATTTTTCAATTCCATTCAGTTTACTTCTATGAACACCATTTCCATTGCTGACCTGAGAAATTTCCAGACCAGCAGCGGGAACTCACTCCTTTCAGTCAACCAGCAGCTCGCCATTGGATTCGGGATTGCATTCGGGTTGATTGTCCTGAAGATCTTCCAGAGTTCAGACCTCATTGGCGGAGAGATCCACAATGCATTCCGGTATACTTTTCTTACGATAGGTATCCTGACGATCTTATCCGGACTTGTATTCAGGAGGCTTCATATCTCAGACGGTAAAAACATGCAATCAAAATAA
- a CDS encoding GLPGLI family protein: MLTRFLFFFLFTALFSTSYAQTYEIQYISSYNGKVSPGQSPTLVWVSDKENLILSNTIREQKSEYPFEITKVEKPSNTVVSYAFLKPGEIISASDTESVGKQTFEITSETKKILGYTCKKAVTKINSNTIEVWYTNDLKMNGGPSVLGQNLGLVLEIERNKNSLLTAQSIKKVKKTSMESLMKGTVTPTDQLGYRDLLWKSRFTTLKVFDNETINFSDASQSDALVKRFANGTVILKKIKFPAISEGENIFVDLKQQSNGDAYDRTGTVFFIPQDRPLSFLDGLEKGVKTLPAYENGNGKQYFGVVSDEKYLAPVEMMRFFTAFGIQKFNHIQLKGKDWQTVSPYREDITDLKPALSGKELWIGTFIGNYDKGGHKVSLEITIHKSDQNIYKNNTVIPLFNTLNIMEMAGQEYSTMFDQDKGLLVEFNLKKDLNNAQLKYVTTGHGGWENGDEFIPKTNTILLDGKMVFSFIPWRTDCGSYRLYNPASGNFPDGLSSSDLSRSNWCPGTVTNPDFISLGNLKAGKHVIQIKIPQGPREGNSFSSWNVSGALLGNE; this comes from the coding sequence ATGCTGACAAGATTCTTATTTTTCTTCCTTTTTACTGCCCTGTTCAGTACGAGCTATGCGCAGACATACGAAATACAGTACATCAGTTCTTACAACGGCAAGGTATCTCCCGGCCAGTCTCCTACATTAGTATGGGTCAGTGACAAGGAGAATCTCATACTCAGCAATACCATCCGGGAGCAGAAAAGCGAATACCCTTTCGAAATCACCAAAGTTGAAAAGCCTTCCAATACGGTAGTATCTTATGCTTTTTTAAAGCCCGGGGAAATCATTTCCGCTTCAGATACCGAATCTGTGGGGAAACAGACTTTTGAAATCACTTCAGAAACAAAAAAAATTCTGGGCTATACCTGTAAGAAGGCAGTCACCAAAATCAACTCCAATACCATAGAAGTGTGGTACACCAATGATCTGAAGATGAACGGCGGACCTTCAGTACTTGGGCAGAACCTCGGTCTGGTACTGGAAATCGAACGCAATAAAAACAGCCTGCTTACAGCCCAATCCATTAAAAAGGTTAAAAAGACATCTATGGAAAGCCTCATGAAAGGAACGGTAACACCAACCGATCAGTTGGGATACAGGGACCTGCTCTGGAAAAGCCGCTTTACCACTTTAAAAGTTTTTGACAATGAAACCATTAATTTCTCCGATGCTTCTCAATCGGATGCTCTGGTAAAAAGATTTGCTAATGGAACGGTTATCCTTAAAAAAATAAAGTTCCCGGCCATAAGTGAAGGCGAAAATATTTTTGTAGACCTCAAGCAGCAGTCGAACGGTGACGCCTATGACAGAACCGGAACTGTATTCTTCATTCCTCAGGATCGGCCTTTGTCTTTCCTGGACGGCCTTGAAAAAGGAGTAAAGACGCTTCCGGCATATGAAAACGGGAACGGAAAGCAATATTTCGGGGTTGTATCCGATGAAAAATATCTGGCTCCTGTAGAGATGATGCGATTTTTCACCGCTTTCGGCATACAGAAATTCAACCACATCCAGCTGAAAGGAAAAGACTGGCAGACGGTAAGCCCTTACCGTGAAGATATTACAGATCTTAAACCGGCTCTATCGGGAAAGGAATTATGGATCGGCACTTTCATCGGGAATTATGACAAAGGCGGCCATAAGGTAAGCCTGGAAATCACCATTCATAAAAGCGACCAGAATATCTACAAAAACAATACAGTAATTCCTCTTTTCAATACCCTGAACATTATGGAAATGGCAGGCCAGGAATATTCCACCATGTTTGACCAGGACAAAGGCCTGCTGGTAGAATTCAATTTAAAGAAAGACCTTAATAATGCACAGCTGAAATACGTAACCACCGGACATGGCGGATGGGAAAACGGAGATGAGTTCATCCCGAAGACCAACACCATACTCCTTGACGGTAAAATGGTATTTTCCTTTATTCCGTGGAGAACCGACTGTGGTTCATACCGCCTGTATAACCCGGCTTCAGGAAATTTTCCGGACGGGCTATCGTCTTCAGACCTCAGCAGATCCAACTGGTGTCCCGGAACAGTAACTAATCCAGACTTTATTTCACTGGGAAACCTTAAAGCAGGAAAGCATGTTATACAGATAAAAATTCCTCAGGGACCTCGTGAAGGAAACAGTTTCAGCTCATGGAACGTATCAGGAGCATTGCTCGGAAATGAATAA
- a CDS encoding ABC transporter ATP-binding protein: protein MLLEISHLNFSYSKERPLFRNLNLKLEEGKIVALAGESGCGKSTLLNLIYGKLDWESGDIIFDGRKLLGPKGNLVPGEAEMKLVAQNFDLMPYATVAENVGKFISNINLARKKATVSELLEVVGLEDYAATLPKYLSGGQQQRVAIARALSVLPKLLILDEPFSNLDFPRKIELRERLFRYVKQHGISLVISTHELQDVMPWLDRIIILQEGRLIQNDHPEEIYRHPYNPYVARLFGEVNIFSEQEKETLGIPEFFYYPHEIVISNEGQEAEVLESRFAGNHYRTIIRINDKEMIVETEGKVQESHISVSFQK, encoded by the coding sequence ATGTTACTAGAGATCAGCCACCTTAATTTTTCTTACTCTAAAGAGAGACCTCTTTTCCGGAACCTCAACCTGAAACTGGAAGAGGGAAAGATTGTTGCGCTTGCCGGGGAAAGCGGCTGCGGAAAGTCCACTTTATTAAATTTAATCTACGGGAAACTGGACTGGGAAAGCGGTGATATTATTTTTGACGGCCGGAAGCTCCTTGGCCCGAAAGGGAATCTGGTTCCCGGTGAAGCGGAAATGAAGCTGGTGGCCCAGAACTTTGACCTGATGCCTTATGCTACTGTAGCTGAAAATGTCGGCAAATTTATCTCTAACATCAATCTGGCCAGAAAAAAAGCCACCGTTAGCGAACTGCTTGAAGTGGTAGGTCTTGAAGACTATGCAGCAACTCTTCCGAAATACCTGAGTGGAGGACAGCAGCAAAGAGTAGCTATTGCAAGGGCACTTTCTGTGCTTCCCAAGCTCCTTATCCTGGATGAACCGTTCAGCAACCTTGATTTTCCCCGGAAGATTGAACTTCGTGAACGGCTGTTCAGATATGTGAAGCAGCATGGCATTTCATTGGTGATCTCCACGCATGAACTTCAGGATGTCATGCCTTGGCTGGACCGCATTATTATCCTTCAGGAAGGAAGGCTTATACAGAATGACCACCCTGAAGAGATCTACAGACACCCTTACAATCCCTATGTAGCAAGGCTCTTTGGTGAGGTCAATATATTTAGCGAACAGGAGAAAGAAACTTTAGGGATTCCTGAGTTTTTTTATTATCCCCATGAAATCGTTATCTCAAATGAAGGACAGGAAGCAGAAGTACTGGAAAGCAGGTTTGCCGGAAACCATTACCGCACTATTATAAGGATCAACGATAAAGAAATGATAGTGGAAACAGAAGGTAAAGTTCAGGAAAGCCATATATCAGTATCGTTCCAAAAATAA
- a CDS encoding zinc ribbon domain-containing protein YjdM, with product MSNPVLCPKCGSEFTYPSDTMMVCSQCFYEWNPEEAASEASDAGKIFDSNGNELQDGDSVVVIKDLPVKGAPKPVKAGTKVKNIRLRPDSDHNIDCKIDGFGSMALKSEFVKKA from the coding sequence ATGAGTAATCCTGTACTTTGCCCGAAATGTGGCTCTGAATTTACCTATCCAAGCGATACTATGATGGTATGTTCCCAATGTTTTTATGAGTGGAATCCTGAAGAGGCTGCTTCTGAAGCTTCGGATGCCGGCAAAATATTCGATTCCAACGGAAATGAGCTTCAGGATGGGGACTCTGTAGTGGTGATCAAGGACTTGCCTGTTAAAGGTGCTCCGAAACCTGTAAAAGCAGGTACTAAAGTTAAAAATATCAGATTGAGACCGGACAGCGACCATAATATCGACTGCAAGATCGACGGATTCGGATCCATGGCCCTGAAATCTGAATTTGTAAAGAAAGCATAA
- a CDS encoding RsmB/NOP family class I SAM-dependent RNA methyltransferase, translating into MELIHRNLAIGIHDALQETFFEKNKYADKVIERLLKANRKWGSQDRAVVSEIFYNIIRWKKRLEYYMGEGVKPNNIYKLILAYLLWSKTNYKKFEEFDGIKIADIITKLKKGTVPTKAIEYSIPEWLAETLEKELGPKWEKEMQALNEQAPTVLRTNSLKTSTKELISDLSDENVVSFPIKNFPDAVQLEEKKNVFLTTAFKDGLFEVQDASSQKIGYFLDVQEGHRVVDACAGAGGKTLHLAALMKNKGQIIALDIFEWKLAELKRRAKRAGAHNIETRLISDNKVIKRLHEKADRLLIDAPCSGLGVLKRNPDSKWKIDQEFIDRIKAEQQQILQDYSKILKKGGKMVYATCSILPSENNEQVEEFLKNNPDYKMIKDEKVMPSQGYDGFYMALIERIA; encoded by the coding sequence ATGGAACTTATTCACAGAAACTTAGCAATCGGAATTCACGATGCTTTACAGGAAACTTTTTTCGAAAAAAATAAATATGCCGATAAAGTGATCGAAAGGCTGTTAAAAGCCAACAGGAAATGGGGAAGCCAGGACAGGGCTGTTGTTTCTGAAATTTTTTACAATATCATCCGCTGGAAAAAACGCCTGGAATACTATATGGGAGAAGGCGTAAAACCCAATAATATTTATAAACTGATCCTTGCTTACCTGTTGTGGAGCAAAACCAACTATAAAAAATTTGAGGAATTCGACGGTATAAAAATCGCCGATATCATTACCAAACTGAAAAAAGGAACCGTTCCTACCAAAGCCATTGAATACTCTATCCCGGAGTGGCTGGCAGAAACGTTGGAAAAGGAACTTGGCCCTAAATGGGAAAAAGAAATGCAGGCACTGAATGAACAGGCGCCTACGGTACTGAGAACGAATTCCCTGAAAACGTCCACTAAGGAACTCATCTCCGACCTTTCGGATGAAAATGTGGTTTCCTTTCCTATAAAAAACTTTCCTGACGCAGTACAGCTGGAAGAAAAGAAAAATGTATTCCTGACAACCGCCTTTAAAGACGGGCTGTTTGAAGTTCAGGATGCTTCTTCACAGAAAATTGGGTATTTCCTGGATGTACAGGAAGGACATCGTGTGGTAGACGCATGTGCCGGTGCCGGTGGAAAGACACTCCACCTTGCTGCTTTAATGAAAAACAAAGGCCAGATCATCGCGCTTGATATTTTTGAATGGAAACTGGCAGAGCTGAAGCGCCGTGCCAAGAGAGCCGGAGCACATAATATAGAAACGCGGCTGATCTCTGACAATAAAGTCATCAAGAGGCTCCACGAAAAAGCAGATAGGCTCCTGATCGATGCACCATGTTCCGGGCTGGGCGTTTTAAAAAGAAACCCTGACAGCAAATGGAAAATTGACCAGGAATTTATAGACCGTATAAAAGCAGAACAACAGCAGATTCTTCAGGACTATTCCAAAATCCTGAAAAAGGGAGGAAAAATGGTCTATGCTACCTGTTCTATCCTTCCATCTGAAAATAATGAGCAGGTGGAGGAATTCCTCAAAAACAATCCGGACTACAAAATGATTAAAGACGAAAAAGTAATGCCAAGTCAGGGATATGACGGGTTTTACATGGCTTTAATCGAGCGTATTGCTTAA
- the pheS gene encoding phenylalanine--tRNA ligase subunit alpha, translating to MIEKIEELLLEVNSFNSASKEEIENFRIKYNGKKGILNDFFEKFKEVPNDQKKEFGLKLNSLKDAVKIKLEDLKNATASSVVAEKEDLTRPAFPLELGSRHPINLVKNRIIEIFKSIGFAVADGPEIEDDWHNFTALNLPEYHPARDMQDTFFIEQNPDILLRTHTSSVQIRYMEQNQPPIRILSPGRVFRNEAVSSRSHCIFHQIEGLYIDENVSFADLKQTIQFFTTELFGKSKIRMRPSYFPFTEPSAEIDVYWGLNSETDYRITKGTGWLEIMGCGMVDPAVLKNVNIDAEKYSGYAFGMGIERIVMLLYQMSDIRMFFENDIRTLEQFKTL from the coding sequence ATGATAGAAAAGATAGAAGAACTGCTTCTTGAGGTAAACAGCTTTAATTCCGCTTCTAAAGAGGAAATTGAAAACTTCCGGATTAAATATAATGGTAAAAAGGGGATACTGAACGATTTTTTTGAAAAGTTCAAGGAAGTTCCGAATGACCAGAAGAAAGAGTTCGGGCTTAAACTGAATTCCCTGAAAGATGCTGTTAAAATAAAGCTTGAAGACCTTAAAAACGCTACGGCTTCTTCCGTAGTTGCAGAGAAAGAAGACCTTACCAGGCCTGCTTTCCCGTTAGAACTGGGATCAAGGCATCCTATCAACCTGGTGAAAAACAGGATCATCGAAATTTTCAAATCTATAGGCTTTGCTGTAGCAGATGGCCCTGAGATTGAGGACGACTGGCATAACTTTACCGCCCTGAACCTTCCTGAATACCATCCGGCTAGAGACATGCAGGATACTTTCTTTATCGAGCAGAATCCTGATATCCTTCTGCGGACACATACATCATCAGTACAGATCCGTTATATGGAGCAGAACCAGCCCCCAATCAGGATCTTATCTCCGGGAAGGGTATTCAGAAATGAGGCCGTATCATCGCGTTCCCACTGTATTTTCCATCAGATCGAAGGTTTATACATAGATGAGAATGTAAGCTTTGCCGATCTTAAGCAGACTATCCAGTTCTTTACCACCGAATTATTCGGAAAATCAAAGATCAGGATGAGGCCGTCCTATTTCCCTTTTACCGAGCCAAGTGCCGAGATTGATGTGTACTGGGGGCTGAATTCTGAAACGGACTACCGTATTACCAAGGGAACAGGCTGGCTGGAAATCATGGGCTGCGGAATGGTGGATCCTGCCGTTCTTAAGAATGTGAATATAGACGCTGAAAAGTATTCCGGTTATGCTTTCGGGATGGGAATTGAAAGGATTGTCATGCTGCTGTACCAGATGAGCGATATCAGAATGTTCTTTGAAAATGATATCCGAACCCTGGAACAGTTTAAAACTTTGTAA